From Candidatus Methylacidithermus pantelleriae, the proteins below share one genomic window:
- a CDS encoding radical SAM protein, with product MNGTMLQSSTTTLWVNEIFYSIQGESTFAGKPCIFIRLAGCNLRCTYCDTTYAFSEGVRMGIEEILNQIRSYPCQLVEVTGGEPLLQHPVLLLLRRLCDLEYTVLLETSGALDIACVDPRVHRIMDLKCPSSGECHRNRFANLEHLTARDEVKFVIGTREDFEWAQSQLQGSWTQRVGAILFSPVFGVLEPAQLAAWILEKGLPVRLQIQLHKFIWGPNVRGV from the coding sequence ATGAATGGCACGATGCTCCAGAGCTCCACGACCACCCTTTGGGTCAACGAAATTTTTTATAGCATTCAGGGCGAAAGCACGTTCGCCGGCAAGCCTTGTATCTTTATCCGACTTGCGGGCTGCAATCTTCGTTGTACGTATTGCGATACCACCTATGCCTTTTCCGAAGGCGTACGGATGGGAATCGAAGAAATCCTCAACCAAATCCGCAGCTATCCTTGCCAGCTTGTCGAGGTCACGGGTGGTGAACCTCTCCTGCAGCACCCGGTCCTTTTGTTACTTCGACGCCTCTGTGACCTGGAGTATACGGTGCTTCTTGAGACAAGCGGCGCTCTGGACATTGCTTGCGTAGACCCCAGAGTGCACCGGATCATGGACCTGAAATGCCCCTCCAGCGGGGAATGCCACCGGAACCGTTTCGCCAACCTCGAACACCTTACCGCTAGGGACGAAGTCAAGTTCGTCATTGGGACCCGGGAAGATTTCGAATGGGCTCAATCCCAGCTCCAAGGGAGCTGGACCCAGCGAGTCGGTGCCATCCTTTTTTCTCCAGTCTTCGGGGTATTGGAACCAGCCCAACTTGCAGCTTGGATCCTAGAGAAGGGACTTCCTGTCCGCCTCCAAATCCAGCTTCATAAATTCATCTGGGGACCTAATGTACGAGGGGTTTAA
- the ispE gene encoding 4-(cytidine 5'-diphospho)-2-C-methyl-D-erythritol kinase has translation MSHTQVFAPAKINLFLHILGRRPDGFHELRSLMVPISLGDRLSVELTRDGGVSFACNQPNVPAGKENLVVQAAALWLKEFGQGHGVRVFLHKEIPIGAGLGGGSSDAAATLLALRTLTGNPPSVEELVPLAAQLGSDIPFFLFRAPALCLGRGEQVTPIPWEEPLFGVLFYPGFRVPTAWAYSAYDRDPAMGKPGPVFFFGQLRNDLEKPVFRKFLWLPAAKTWLENQPEVEGALMSGSGSSLFALLSDPEQKESLIGKWHEVFGEEGWVKTFQVLPSVPLWPPPSL, from the coding sequence ATGTCCCATACTCAAGTCTTTGCACCCGCGAAAATCAATCTCTTCCTTCACATTTTAGGCCGCCGGCCCGACGGTTTTCATGAGCTTCGCTCCCTCATGGTGCCCATCTCCCTGGGGGACCGCTTGTCGGTTGAGCTCACCAGGGATGGCGGCGTTTCTTTTGCCTGCAATCAACCCAACGTGCCAGCAGGGAAGGAAAACCTTGTCGTGCAAGCCGCCGCTCTTTGGCTCAAAGAGTTTGGTCAAGGGCACGGAGTCCGCGTGTTTCTCCACAAAGAAATCCCCATTGGCGCCGGTCTTGGAGGCGGATCGAGCGACGCTGCAGCAACTCTTCTCGCCTTGCGGACTCTGACAGGCAACCCTCCGTCTGTGGAAGAACTGGTCCCTCTGGCGGCTCAATTGGGAAGCGATATCCCTTTCTTTCTTTTCCGAGCTCCCGCACTTTGCCTCGGTCGGGGCGAGCAAGTAACTCCCATCCCTTGGGAAGAGCCCCTCTTTGGAGTCCTTTTTTATCCGGGATTTCGTGTCCCTACCGCCTGGGCATACTCGGCCTATGATCGTGATCCAGCCATGGGAAAGCCCGGGCCCGTTTTCTTTTTTGGACAGCTGCGCAATGACCTCGAAAAGCCCGTATTTCGGAAATTCCTTTGGTTGCCGGCCGCCAAAACGTGGTTGGAGAACCAACCCGAGGTAGAAGGAGCCCTTATGTCAGGAAGCGGAAGCTCGCTTTTTGCCCTCCTGTCCGATCCCGAGCAAAAAGAGTCGCTCATTGGGAAATGGCACGAAGTTTTCGGCGAGGAGGGATGGGTCAAAACCTTTCAGGTCTTGCCGTCTGTCCCCCTGTGGCCTCCCCCCAGCCTTTGA
- the pyrF gene encoding orotidine-5'-phosphate decarboxylase — translation MGFPSLGTDRVIVALDLSDRERVLKLVELLSPYVRFFKVGSQLFTRYGPSIIHELRALGIEIFLDLKFHDIPRTVYEAVAAASELGIRWVSLHAAGGREMIRAGVQAVEGSFTQVLAVTVLTSLGQKEWEELGWAGTVENRVMAWARLASEAGVHGIICSPWELEGVRAVVGKDLWMVCPGIRDLGWEKGDQKRFCSAREAFERGATHIVIGRPILEADNPARVVEELTAHVLFPASGSGAEARLERGC, via the coding sequence ATGGGGTTTCCCTCCTTGGGAACCGATCGCGTTATCGTAGCGCTCGATCTTTCCGACAGAGAGCGGGTGCTAAAGCTTGTAGAGCTTCTTTCCCCCTACGTGAGGTTCTTCAAGGTTGGTAGTCAACTCTTCACCCGTTACGGCCCTTCCATTATCCACGAGTTACGGGCATTGGGGATAGAAATTTTTCTTGATCTGAAGTTTCACGATATCCCTCGGACGGTCTATGAGGCCGTGGCGGCGGCATCGGAGCTGGGCATTCGCTGGGTGTCGCTTCATGCCGCTGGTGGAAGGGAGATGATCCGGGCCGGAGTTCAAGCAGTGGAGGGGAGTTTCACCCAGGTGCTTGCGGTAACCGTCTTGACGAGCCTGGGCCAAAAGGAGTGGGAGGAGCTTGGCTGGGCGGGAACGGTGGAAAACCGCGTGATGGCTTGGGCGCGACTGGCCAGCGAGGCAGGCGTCCACGGGATCATCTGCTCCCCTTGGGAACTTGAAGGCGTCCGAGCGGTCGTGGGGAAAGACTTGTGGATGGTTTGCCCGGGTATTCGCGATTTGGGCTGGGAGAAAGGAGATCAGAAACGATTCTGTTCAGCTCGGGAAGCTTTCGAACGGGGAGCGACTCATATTGTTATAGGACGTCCGATCCTTGAGGCCGACAACCCCGCGAGGGTGGTGGAGGAACTAACCGCCCATGTCTTGTTTCCAGCAAGTGGTAGCGGGGCGGAGGCTAGATTGGAGAGGGGGTGTTAA
- a CDS encoding AAA family ATPase, whose protein sequence is MTFENLDSLSALQIVDLVAQSVSMDSSCREAFYYLRRRVAELEETNEQAQEAIQKLNEAVDKLSSPANRLGTLLALPKKDTALVVQGGAEYYCPVDPRLAQETLLIGTRVLLNEAYAVVGDLGFDGSGPVVKILDILPENRLRVGQEGGLGSSVVIRSSALAKERLKPGLEVRLDPAARVALEVVNAPKAQHHLLETVPELPWEKIGGQAEAVQAVRDAVELPFLYADLFRKYRHSVPKGFLLHGPPGCGKTLLGKATAYNLTRKLKEMTGEERKEFFMHVKGPEILNMWVGESERQVRELFAQAREMAKEGYLPFIFIDEAESILGTRRAGRYASILNTLVPMFCAEMDGIESMREVVIILASNRADLIDPAILRPGRIDRKIKVNRPDREGCKEIYRIYITEDLPFAPELEQQFGGSKRELIEHIIEQVVAEQFSHRESNKFLEVTLRSGRREYLFRGDLVSGAIIASIVERAKELAIKRTIQEPSAVGLRLEDFLTALDLEYQENDIFPPTDITEDWLKLVDYDPENVVKISPVRLRTSQAARVV, encoded by the coding sequence ATGACCTTTGAAAATCTCGACTCGCTTTCGGCTCTTCAGATTGTGGATCTAGTTGCTCAATCGGTCTCGATGGATAGCAGCTGCCGCGAGGCTTTCTATTACCTTCGGAGGCGGGTGGCGGAGCTGGAGGAGACCAATGAGCAGGCTCAAGAGGCAATTCAGAAGCTCAATGAAGCGGTCGATAAGCTTTCTTCGCCGGCCAACCGGTTAGGCACGCTCCTAGCTCTTCCGAAGAAAGACACAGCGCTGGTTGTCCAGGGAGGGGCGGAGTACTACTGCCCGGTCGATCCCAGGCTTGCGCAGGAGACACTGCTGATAGGGACGCGGGTTCTTTTGAATGAGGCTTACGCTGTGGTGGGAGATTTGGGATTCGATGGTTCAGGGCCGGTCGTTAAGATTCTTGATATCCTTCCTGAGAATCGCCTGCGGGTCGGGCAAGAAGGCGGATTGGGGAGTTCGGTCGTCATTCGTTCTTCTGCCCTTGCCAAAGAGAGGCTCAAGCCCGGGCTGGAAGTTCGGCTCGATCCGGCAGCTCGAGTGGCTCTGGAGGTGGTCAACGCGCCCAAGGCTCAACACCACTTGCTAGAGACGGTTCCGGAACTTCCTTGGGAGAAAATTGGAGGCCAGGCCGAGGCAGTCCAAGCGGTGCGGGACGCAGTCGAACTTCCTTTCCTTTACGCCGATCTCTTTCGCAAGTACCGTCACAGTGTTCCTAAGGGATTCCTTCTCCATGGTCCTCCGGGATGTGGAAAGACCCTGCTCGGCAAAGCGACGGCCTATAATCTCACGCGCAAGCTCAAGGAAATGACAGGGGAAGAGCGCAAGGAATTTTTCATGCATGTTAAGGGCCCGGAGATTCTCAACATGTGGGTGGGCGAGTCGGAGCGCCAGGTTCGAGAGCTTTTTGCGCAGGCCAGGGAGATGGCCAAAGAGGGTTATCTTCCGTTTATCTTCATTGACGAAGCCGAGTCCATCTTGGGAACGCGTCGCGCGGGCCGCTATGCGAGCATTCTCAATACGCTGGTTCCGATGTTCTGTGCTGAGATGGACGGTATTGAGTCGATGCGAGAAGTGGTCATCATTTTGGCCTCGAACCGGGCTGATTTGATAGACCCTGCGATCCTTCGGCCGGGACGGATCGATCGGAAAATCAAAGTAAACCGGCCTGACCGGGAAGGGTGCAAGGAAATTTATCGGATTTATATCACGGAGGATCTTCCTTTTGCTCCGGAGCTAGAACAACAATTTGGCGGTAGCAAACGAGAGCTTATCGAGCATATCATCGAACAGGTGGTGGCCGAGCAGTTCTCTCATCGAGAGAGTAACAAGTTTTTGGAGGTCACTCTTCGGAGTGGGCGGCGTGAGTATCTTTTCCGTGGGGATCTGGTCAGTGGCGCCATTATTGCATCCATTGTAGAGCGTGCTAAGGAATTGGCGATCAAACGCACGATCCAGGAGCCTTCCGCGGTGGGCCTTCGGTTGGAGGACTTTCTGACGGCGCTGGATCTGGAGTACCAGGAAAACGACATTTTCCCGCCGACGGACATCACGGAGGACTGGCTCAAGCTGGTCGACTACGATCCTGAAAATGTGGTTAAGATCTCCCCGGTGCGCCTTCGGACTTCGCAGGCTGCTCGCGTGGTGTAG
- a CDS encoding proteasome accessory factor PafA2 family protein, with translation MDKDRHAWSIYFGLETEVGIAVREKPDADVVEESIHLVRAAAQLGSPNLWDYTREDPHQDVRGFRVKELRQDADEANFFSQDRQRPYSFEEIKSDFVLRNGARFYNDHTHPEYSTPECSTLAELVAQDKAGERILEECSRAASRRRSHTVRLYKNNTDFAGHSYGCHENYLIPRSIPWERLVEGMLPFLVTRQIFAGAGKLGWEREDHGTITGGYQISQRADFFTELVGIDTMNRRPLINTRDEPHANPKMFRRFHVILGDANLSEFSTWLKVGTTALVLEALQFDRAPKHLALADPLRANRMISRDPSLRWEVDLANGGKITAPELQYEYACWVERTLDLDNPEKREVCRAWKEIALTLANDPMILKDRLDWVAKKWLLETFRQEQKLDWNDPWLQSLDLEYHLLDREEGLYFMLEAAGHIRRLCREEDVYRAIQQPPSHSRAFVRGKCIQKFSHHLINVQWDYVTFRHRGEMYRMDLASAFPGADLERYCEVIQRAQDLGEVVRELGLQPMSG, from the coding sequence ATGGACAAGGATCGGCACGCTTGGTCCATATATTTTGGCTTGGAGACCGAAGTAGGGATCGCAGTGAGAGAAAAGCCGGATGCCGATGTTGTAGAGGAGTCTATTCACCTGGTTCGAGCGGCGGCACAATTGGGCAGTCCCAATCTTTGGGATTACACCCGCGAGGATCCCCATCAGGACGTCCGGGGATTTCGAGTAAAGGAGTTACGGCAGGACGCCGACGAGGCGAATTTCTTTTCCCAAGACCGTCAACGGCCGTACAGTTTTGAGGAGATCAAAAGCGACTTTGTTCTGCGCAATGGAGCTCGGTTTTATAATGATCATACCCATCCGGAGTATTCGACCCCCGAATGCTCGACCCTAGCGGAGCTGGTGGCGCAGGACAAGGCGGGGGAAAGGATTTTGGAAGAATGTTCGCGGGCAGCTAGCCGGAGGCGGAGTCACACCGTACGGTTATACAAAAACAACACGGATTTTGCCGGTCACAGTTATGGCTGCCATGAGAACTATTTGATCCCCCGTTCCATCCCCTGGGAGCGGTTGGTGGAAGGGATGTTGCCGTTTCTTGTGACGCGGCAGATCTTTGCTGGGGCAGGGAAACTTGGCTGGGAGCGGGAGGATCATGGGACCATTACTGGTGGGTACCAGATTTCCCAGCGAGCGGATTTCTTTACGGAGCTTGTGGGCATCGATACGATGAACCGGCGCCCTCTGATTAACACCCGAGATGAGCCGCATGCAAACCCCAAGATGTTTCGCCGGTTCCACGTGATTCTGGGAGACGCCAATCTTTCCGAGTTTTCCACCTGGCTGAAAGTGGGGACGACGGCCTTGGTGTTGGAGGCACTTCAGTTCGATCGGGCTCCGAAGCACCTTGCCTTGGCGGACCCCTTGAGGGCGAACCGGATGATTTCTCGTGATCCATCCTTGCGTTGGGAGGTAGATCTGGCCAATGGAGGAAAGATCACGGCACCCGAGTTACAGTACGAGTATGCGTGCTGGGTGGAGCGAACGCTTGACTTGGACAATCCCGAAAAGAGAGAAGTGTGCCGGGCGTGGAAGGAGATCGCTCTTACCTTGGCCAACGATCCAATGATTTTAAAGGATCGGCTGGATTGGGTGGCCAAGAAATGGCTTTTGGAAACCTTCCGGCAGGAACAGAAATTGGATTGGAATGATCCGTGGTTGCAGAGTTTGGATTTGGAGTATCACCTTTTGGATCGGGAGGAGGGATTGTACTTTATGCTGGAAGCTGCGGGTCATATCCGGCGGCTGTGCCGAGAAGAAGACGTGTATCGTGCCATCCAACAGCCGCCAAGCCATTCTCGGGCTTTTGTCCGTGGCAAATGCATCCAAAAGTTTTCCCATCATTTGATTAATGTGCAGTGGGATTATGTTACGTTCCGTCACAGGGGGGAGATGTATCGGATGGATCTGGCCTCAGCTTTTCCAGGAGCCGATCTTGAACGCTACTGTGAAGTCATTCAGCGAGCTCAAGATTTGGGAGAGGTCGTCAGAGAATTAGGGCTTCAACCGATGAGTGGTTGA
- a CDS encoding ubiquitin-like protein UBact produces the protein MPEQTQKTRPVVPMPGPGGGGGSGPQAPRVERPNTEELLKRMRRVDPDQARRYRQRTGQ, from the coding sequence ATGCCAGAGCAGACGCAAAAGACAAGACCGGTGGTTCCCATGCCCGGACCTGGCGGGGGAGGCGGAAGCGGGCCCCAAGCTCCTCGCGTGGAGCGGCCCAACACGGAAGAGTTGCTCAAACGAATGCGACGGGTGGATCCCGACCAGGCCCGTCGTTACCGGCAGCGCACCGGGCAATGA
- a CDS encoding proteasome subunit alpha, which yields MKAPESPAVAGVSVLSPDGDFVDLLRKKGVSLFSTPPESGLRHDPSFTSGATTVVAFYYREGALIAGDRRATAGNLVIYDRAEKVLEIDRYAVLAIAGTPATAYEMARVLQHSVEFYRRSQLQPLSLEAKVRMLGKLLKDNLGWALQGVGMVVPILVAVDALHKGHPQIFFYDALGAQFQAVDFATSGSGSLAVRSVLHYINRWSGYPTHQRGEKEAIALALQLLEVAAQSDTATGGVDRRSGVYPQIKLVREGGVQSIPEERVREAYREMALEMG from the coding sequence ATGAAAGCACCGGAATCGCCCGCGGTTGCGGGGGTTTCCGTACTTTCCCCGGATGGGGATTTTGTGGATTTGTTACGGAAAAAGGGCGTTTCGCTCTTTTCGACCCCTCCGGAATCCGGCTTGCGACACGATCCCTCCTTCACGAGTGGGGCCACAACCGTGGTGGCTTTTTATTATCGCGAAGGGGCTCTCATTGCTGGGGATCGCCGGGCAACCGCCGGAAACCTCGTCATTTACGACCGGGCGGAAAAGGTTTTGGAAATTGATCGCTACGCGGTTCTTGCCATCGCGGGAACACCGGCTACGGCGTATGAAATGGCGCGCGTGCTCCAGCATTCCGTAGAGTTCTATCGCCGTAGCCAGCTTCAGCCTTTGAGTTTGGAGGCCAAGGTTAGGATGTTGGGCAAACTCCTCAAGGACAACTTGGGGTGGGCGCTTCAAGGGGTTGGAATGGTGGTCCCGATTTTGGTGGCCGTGGATGCTCTTCACAAGGGACACCCGCAGATTTTCTTCTACGATGCTCTCGGAGCCCAGTTTCAGGCGGTGGATTTTGCCACCAGCGGATCTGGGTCTCTGGCCGTTCGGAGTGTGCTTCATTATATCAATCGCTGGAGTGGTTATCCTACCCACCAGCGGGGAGAGAAGGAGGCCATCGCATTGGCCCTTCAGCTTTTGGAGGTGGCTGCACAGTCGGACACGGCCACCGGAGGCGTGGACCGTCGGTCAGGGGTCTATCCTCAGATTAAGCTGGTTCGGGAAGGGGGGGTGCAAAGCATCCCGGAAGAAAGGGTGCGCGAAGCCTATCGGGAAATGGCGTTGGAAATGGGATAA
- a CDS encoding proteasome subunit alpha: MIEEPYRWLEAIANRREYIEDQLRPASPVVAICGEPGILLLTKRATTPKLFEVYDQLALGCLGHPADMERVRQAAIETAHWEGFTRSREDVTARRIVSFSLAPALKNSFEQIFSAPLLFRGILVELTERPGADTAWTMDYDGSFVCWQGENFFSGVLIAGRKEVVERWETEKEKSLASPLPGWKDLWERAWRLEAWACQAATEREEAWQSWQLGEGRRLEEVISPGDYELLLLTRSELSRASSVCKPGAEEFLALL, encoded by the coding sequence ATGATTGAAGAACCCTATCGATGGTTGGAGGCCATCGCTAACCGGCGGGAGTACATCGAAGACCAGCTTCGACCCGCGTCTCCCGTCGTCGCCATCTGCGGGGAGCCGGGCATTTTGCTTCTGACCAAACGAGCGACTACTCCGAAACTCTTTGAAGTCTATGACCAGCTGGCCCTTGGTTGTTTAGGTCACCCAGCGGATATGGAGAGGGTTCGGCAGGCAGCTATCGAAACAGCCCATTGGGAGGGATTCACGCGCTCGCGGGAGGATGTGACCGCCCGGCGGATTGTGAGTTTTAGTCTAGCCCCTGCGTTGAAAAATTCCTTTGAACAGATTTTTTCGGCTCCTCTTTTGTTTCGAGGGATTCTTGTGGAGTTGACCGAGCGACCCGGTGCCGACACGGCCTGGACGATGGACTATGATGGCAGTTTTGTGTGCTGGCAGGGGGAGAATTTCTTTTCGGGAGTTTTGATTGCTGGGCGAAAAGAGGTGGTAGAACGTTGGGAGACCGAGAAAGAAAAAAGTCTAGCTTCTCCCCTTCCGGGTTGGAAGGATCTCTGGGAGCGTGCGTGGCGACTGGAGGCCTGGGCTTGTCAAGCAGCTACGGAGAGGGAAGAGGCCTGGCAGAGCTGGCAACTGGGTGAGGGAAGAAGGCTCGAAGAAGTGATCTCTCCTGGGGATTACGAGCTACTTCTTTTGACGCGGAGCGAGCTTTCCCGAGCGAGTTCTGTCTGCAAGCCCGGCGCCGAGGAGTTTTTAGCCCTATTATAA
- a CDS encoding proteasome accessory factor PafA2 family protein gives MKRIVGLETEYGCLCSRPGETRPIPERVRDYLFYKLKVGLIDLHDRDYDEPAGNGGFLFNGGRLYLDMGHVEYCTAECLNLADVVSLDEAGEELLQQALQELGLSSEACFIKNNVDHYTGATFGCHENYLVSRDGPFNQRNLGGLLSFLALRGIMVGAGRVGGLSHTGRKVARGSKDGVAFQIMQRADYIQTEVYEWVQFNRALINARDEPLGDPTRFRRLHLLLGDSNILPFSNALKVGATSLLLDLVEADLIPKGLALADPVRTMRQISYDPDGSWMVEMADGKRWSALDVLTELYELAASDKLDKDEDGQWTCQAWQEVLTAFQENRREKLVGKVDWITKRYLLEAFREAEGLEWDDPWLESIDLEYHKIDPARNLARALPHTRVEDLHLPGFRKRDSRREPPANTRASVRSQLMRTIAQSGRDYIIDWDYVQFGKLRYFTLDDPFDSRVPEVELKRVWVP, from the coding sequence ATGAAACGGATCGTGGGTCTTGAGACGGAGTATGGATGTCTTTGTTCCCGACCGGGGGAGACCCGGCCCATTCCTGAAAGAGTCCGAGACTACCTCTTTTACAAGCTTAAGGTCGGACTCATTGATCTTCACGATCGCGATTATGACGAGCCGGCCGGCAACGGGGGTTTTCTTTTCAACGGGGGTCGCCTGTACCTGGATATGGGTCATGTCGAGTACTGCACGGCAGAATGCCTCAATTTAGCGGATGTGGTCTCCTTGGATGAGGCAGGGGAAGAGCTTTTGCAGCAGGCGCTCCAAGAGCTAGGGCTTTCTTCAGAAGCCTGTTTTATCAAAAATAACGTGGACCATTACACAGGAGCCACTTTTGGATGTCATGAGAACTATCTGGTTTCCCGGGATGGACCGTTTAACCAGAGAAATCTGGGGGGGCTATTAAGTTTTCTTGCCCTTCGGGGAATTATGGTAGGCGCCGGGCGAGTGGGGGGCCTTTCGCATACCGGTCGCAAGGTAGCTCGAGGATCCAAGGATGGGGTTGCCTTCCAGATTATGCAGCGTGCGGATTATATCCAGACCGAGGTTTATGAATGGGTTCAGTTCAACCGGGCTTTGATTAACGCCCGGGACGAGCCCCTAGGAGATCCCACGCGCTTTCGGCGGCTTCATCTCCTGTTGGGGGACTCCAATATCCTTCCCTTTTCCAACGCCCTGAAAGTGGGGGCAACCTCGCTTTTACTGGATCTGGTGGAAGCGGATCTCATTCCCAAGGGGTTAGCTTTGGCAGATCCTGTTCGAACGATGCGGCAGATTTCTTACGACCCGGATGGGTCGTGGATGGTAGAAATGGCCGACGGCAAGAGGTGGAGCGCACTGGATGTTTTAACAGAGCTGTACGAGCTTGCGGCTTCGGACAAGCTTGACAAGGACGAGGATGGGCAATGGACCTGCCAAGCGTGGCAAGAGGTTCTGACGGCGTTCCAGGAGAATCGAAGAGAAAAGCTTGTCGGTAAGGTAGACTGGATTACGAAACGGTACCTTCTCGAGGCTTTTCGCGAAGCTGAGGGCCTGGAATGGGATGATCCGTGGTTAGAAAGTATTGATCTAGAATATCACAAAATTGATCCGGCGCGCAATTTAGCCCGAGCTTTGCCTCATACGCGCGTGGAAGATTTGCATTTACCTGGTTTTCGCAAGCGCGATTCGCGCCGTGAGCCCCCGGCTAACACTAGGGCGTCAGTTCGTAGCCAGCTCATGAGGACGATCGCGCAATCCGGCCGTGACTACATTATCGATTGGGATTACGTGCAGTTTGGAAAACTGCGCTATTTTACGCTAGATGACCCCTTTGACAGCCGGGTTCCAGAGGTGGAGCTCAAGCGGGTTTGGGTACCCTGA
- a CDS encoding signal recognition particle protein, with protein sequence MLEVLQEKLASAFKRLRGYGLLTESNIADAVREVRMALLAADVHYAVAKELCESIRARALGQEVYRSVRPGDQFIKIFYEELTGFLRAGEKVLPTRRPLRILLCGLNGSGKTTTAVKLGVFFRKKHRDRTGLVAGDFSRPAAREQLKMLADAAGLPVYASGEAKDAVEMAQRALQQGGQDGMDVLILDSAGRPDVDPSLMDELSRVCRVWEPQEVWLVVDAALGQSSVKVAQRFAEAVPLSGVILTKCDGDAKGGALLSIHHVCKLPICFLGVGEKIGDLEPFLAARYVERLLGMGDVVALVERAKEEWDVERGQKLAERLKKGRFDLQDWLDQWRLIRRMGPLENWLGNFTGMGTMGSLSFDERELRRMEAMVLSMTPEERRHPEILNARRRQRIARGSGTTVTELNEFLRRFESLRKTLLEFSRNPKKAQSVLNRIGGRFFPGR encoded by the coding sequence ATGCTTGAAGTACTTCAGGAGAAACTTGCCAGCGCTTTTAAGCGACTCCGCGGTTACGGGCTTTTAACCGAGTCCAATATTGCCGATGCGGTGCGTGAGGTTCGGATGGCTCTCCTGGCGGCCGATGTGCATTATGCCGTTGCCAAAGAATTGTGCGAATCGATCCGGGCGCGAGCCCTGGGACAAGAGGTCTACCGGAGTGTTCGTCCCGGTGATCAATTTATCAAAATCTTCTATGAGGAATTGACTGGGTTCCTCCGTGCTGGTGAAAAGGTTCTCCCTACGCGGAGGCCGTTGCGGATCCTTTTGTGCGGGTTAAACGGTTCGGGGAAAACCACCACGGCGGTAAAGCTTGGCGTTTTTTTCCGGAAGAAGCATCGGGATCGCACGGGTCTTGTGGCAGGGGATTTCAGCCGTCCGGCTGCAAGGGAACAATTGAAAATGCTTGCGGATGCGGCCGGCTTGCCGGTGTACGCGTCGGGAGAGGCGAAGGATGCGGTTGAAATGGCACAGAGAGCTCTCCAGCAGGGAGGGCAGGACGGAATGGACGTATTGATTTTGGATTCGGCGGGTCGACCGGATGTGGATCCCAGTCTTATGGATGAACTGTCCCGGGTTTGCCGGGTATGGGAGCCACAGGAGGTCTGGCTGGTTGTGGATGCGGCGTTGGGGCAAAGCTCCGTGAAGGTAGCCCAGCGTTTTGCCGAAGCTGTCCCCCTTTCGGGCGTGATTCTTACCAAATGTGACGGGGATGCCAAGGGGGGCGCACTTCTTTCGATTCATCATGTTTGCAAGCTCCCGATTTGTTTCCTTGGCGTGGGGGAGAAAATAGGGGATTTGGAGCCTTTTTTGGCAGCCCGGTATGTGGAGCGGCTTTTGGGGATGGGGGACGTGGTTGCTTTGGTAGAACGGGCCAAGGAAGAGTGGGATGTGGAACGAGGTCAGAAGCTTGCCGAGCGACTGAAGAAAGGAAGATTCGATTTGCAGGATTGGTTAGACCAGTGGCGGCTGATTCGCCGGATGGGACCGTTAGAAAATTGGCTCGGCAACTTCACAGGTATGGGTACGATGGGTTCCCTTTCTTTCGACGAGCGGGAGCTCCGAAGGATGGAAGCGATGGTGCTTTCGATGACTCCTGAGGAAAGGCGGCATCCAGAAATTTTAAATGCCCGAAGGCGGCAACGAATTGCCAGGGGTAGCGGGACAACGGTGACGGAATTAAACGAATTTCTACGGAGATTTGAGTCGCTACGAAAGACGTTGCTTGAGTTTTCTCGCAACCCGAAAAAGGCTCAGTCGGTTCTGAACCGGATCGGAGGGCGGTTTTTCCCAGGAAGGTGA
- the rpsP gene encoding 30S ribosomal protein S16, with amino-acid sequence MAVSIRLRREGKKKQPFFRIVVADKRTPRDGRYLEQLGYYNPMARPEKLKLELSKVEEWIRKGAQPTEAVQALIRKARRETRDQSQSATAGL; translated from the coding sequence ATGGCCGTTTCCATTCGTTTGCGACGGGAAGGGAAAAAGAAACAACCCTTTTTCCGAATTGTTGTAGCGGACAAGCGAACCCCTCGGGACGGGCGCTATCTGGAACAGCTAGGGTATTATAATCCCATGGCCCGCCCGGAAAAGCTTAAGCTGGAGCTTTCCAAAGTGGAAGAATGGATTCGGAAGGGAGCTCAGCCTACGGAGGCTGTGCAGGCTCTCATACGGAAGGCAAGGAGAGAAACGAGGGACCAGTCCCAGTCAGCGACGGCTGGATTGTAG